Proteins encoded in a region of the Zunongwangia endophytica genome:
- a CDS encoding malectin domain-containing carbohydrate-binding protein: protein MIKQLSILFFIALLIFACKTGENINDSSIEENQNKSAENPRQFISLNQNWKTIREESDLLADTANIKKSNFDDSLWETVDVPHNWDQYFGYRRMKHGNLHGNAWYRKEFKLNANITDKRYFLFFEGVGSYATVWVNGKRVGNHKGGRTTFTLDITDAINFEGENTITVKAEHPSFIADLPWVCGGCSGEWGFSEGSQPLGVFRPVSLIVTNDIKIEPFGVHIWNNKTISEKSAQLYVETELKNYGNTEVSIQIENHLQDKKGNAVASVSTSVNLNTSNTENIQQQLSIISNPNLWSPENPYLYKLITKIKKEGKVIDQIETPYGIRWISYPKNRNDGDMRFHLNGKPYFINGTCEYEHNMGRSHSFTEEMISARVSQMISGGFNAFREAHQPHNLRYQKHWDQEGILFWSQFSAHIWYDTPEFKENFKQLLREWIKERRNSPSIIMWGLQNESTIPKKFAEECTAIIREMDPTSSQQRLVTTCNGGEGTDWNVIQNWSGTYGGDPYNYATELKKDLLNGEYGAWRTTDMHTEGPFDQDGKYSENRFSQLMEIKMKEAEEVRDSVVGQYSWLFSSHENPGRIQNGEAYRDIDRVGPINYKGFFTAWSEPTDTYYMYRGNYVSKETEPMVYIVSHSWPNRWNKPGKKDSIVVYSNCDEVELLNDVTGESLGKKSNPGIGEHFQWDNVNIQYNVLKAKGFVNGKEVATDVVLLNSLPESPNFTDLYSEEDILKPNQENYIYRVNAGGPEFTDSFGNTWMADVHKTENDTWGSRSWTDEFEELPAFYASQRRTWDPIQNTKNWSLFQTFRFGMDKLKFEFPIENGTYDVDLYFIEPWYGTGGGLDCTNWRNFDVAINDKIVLKNFDIWNETGHDSAIKKTVSATVNNGELIISFPNVTSGQAVISAIAIKGKNQNPAKPSVGIIQNNSSKDIKKKTWLDIGQNQYTDSEVEWIELPYQVFGAEWLSLPSKKSDQRGSFKLSETSSVYVLSDTDTLSKPQWLNDFTKIAGTAKNSVGKQFNVYLDTITKNQDFNFGKDDTSDFAIVAVPIYTMGDGEDSRPSVNFEAEDALFSGDGIKNFKDSDYIDFGNKSPASIEWEVSTGLAGIHLMRFRYMNVSDQPINVKLEIIAANGNIVRNDQITFPVRDIKWKILNTTTGDYINAGTYKIRISGESLKGLRLDSFEFQ, encoded by the coding sequence ATGATTAAACAACTTTCTATATTATTTTTTATAGCACTTTTAATTTTTGCCTGTAAGACAGGAGAAAATATAAACGATAGTAGTATTGAAGAAAATCAAAATAAATCAGCTGAAAATCCAAGACAATTTATTTCATTAAATCAAAATTGGAAAACGATTCGAGAAGAGTCTGATTTGCTTGCGGATACCGCTAATATAAAAAAGTCAAATTTTGATGATAGTTTATGGGAAACAGTAGATGTTCCTCATAATTGGGATCAGTATTTTGGGTATCGTAGAATGAAGCATGGAAACCTTCATGGGAATGCCTGGTATAGGAAAGAATTCAAGCTGAATGCCAATATTACGGATAAAAGATATTTTCTATTTTTTGAAGGTGTAGGTTCTTATGCAACTGTATGGGTTAATGGAAAAAGAGTAGGAAATCACAAAGGCGGGCGTACAACTTTTACATTAGATATTACCGATGCCATAAACTTTGAAGGTGAGAATACTATTACCGTAAAGGCCGAACATCCATCTTTTATAGCCGATTTGCCATGGGTTTGTGGTGGTTGTTCCGGAGAGTGGGGGTTTTCAGAAGGTTCACAACCCTTAGGTGTTTTTCGTCCAGTTTCTCTAATTGTTACTAACGATATTAAAATAGAACCTTTTGGAGTACATATTTGGAACAATAAGACTATTTCTGAAAAAAGTGCACAGCTTTACGTAGAAACAGAACTGAAAAATTATGGCAATACCGAAGTAAGTATCCAAATTGAAAATCATCTTCAGGATAAAAAAGGAAATGCAGTTGCTTCGGTTTCTACATCTGTAAATCTAAATACAAGTAATACTGAAAATATTCAGCAACAATTATCGATAATCTCAAATCCAAACCTATGGTCTCCGGAAAATCCTTACCTCTATAAGCTTATTACAAAAATTAAGAAGGAAGGAAAAGTAATAGATCAGATAGAGACACCTTACGGAATTAGGTGGATTAGTTATCCGAAAAATCGAAATGATGGAGATATGCGCTTTCATCTTAATGGTAAGCCTTATTTTATTAATGGTACTTGTGAATACGAACATAATATGGGGCGCAGTCATTCCTTTACTGAAGAGATGATAAGCGCACGGGTTAGCCAGATGATTTCCGGAGGATTCAATGCCTTTCGGGAGGCGCACCAACCGCATAATCTTAGATATCAAAAACATTGGGATCAGGAAGGCATTTTATTTTGGAGTCAATTTTCAGCACACATCTGGTATGACACTCCGGAGTTCAAAGAAAACTTTAAGCAATTACTCCGGGAATGGATTAAAGAAAGGAGAAATAGTCCGTCAATTATTATGTGGGGACTTCAGAATGAGAGCACTATTCCTAAGAAGTTTGCAGAAGAATGTACCGCGATAATAAGAGAAATGGATCCAACATCCTCACAACAAAGACTAGTTACTACTTGTAATGGAGGTGAGGGAACTGATTGGAATGTGATCCAAAACTGGTCGGGCACTTATGGTGGTGATCCATACAATTATGCTACTGAATTAAAAAAAGACCTTTTAAATGGCGAATATGGAGCTTGGAGAACTACCGATATGCATACAGAAGGGCCATTTGATCAGGATGGCAAATACAGTGAGAATCGTTTTTCCCAGCTTATGGAAATTAAAATGAAGGAAGCAGAAGAGGTACGGGATAGTGTGGTTGGCCAATATAGCTGGTTATTTAGTTCTCACGAAAATCCAGGAAGAATTCAAAACGGAGAAGCATATCGAGATATTGATAGAGTAGGACCAATAAATTATAAAGGATTTTTTACTGCCTGGAGTGAGCCTACTGATACTTATTATATGTATCGAGGTAATTATGTATCCAAGGAAACGGAACCCATGGTATATATTGTTTCTCATTCATGGCCAAACCGATGGAATAAACCAGGTAAAAAAGATAGTATCGTAGTTTATTCGAATTGTGATGAAGTAGAATTACTAAATGATGTTACGGGGGAGTCATTAGGCAAAAAATCAAATCCTGGAATCGGTGAGCATTTTCAATGGGATAACGTGAATATTCAGTATAATGTGTTAAAGGCGAAAGGCTTTGTAAACGGAAAAGAAGTAGCAACCGATGTGGTACTTCTGAATAGTTTACCGGAATCTCCCAATTTTACAGATTTATATTCTGAAGAGGACATTCTAAAGCCAAATCAAGAAAACTATATTTATCGGGTTAACGCTGGAGGACCAGAATTTACCGATAGTTTTGGCAATACGTGGATGGCCGATGTACATAAAACAGAAAATGATACCTGGGGGTCACGTTCGTGGACAGATGAATTTGAAGAATTACCTGCATTTTATGCAAGCCAGCGAAGAACCTGGGACCCAATCCAAAATACTAAAAACTGGAGTCTTTTCCAGACGTTTAGATTTGGAATGGATAAGCTGAAATTTGAATTCCCAATTGAAAATGGAACTTATGACGTTGATCTCTATTTTATCGAGCCCTGGTACGGAACAGGAGGTGGACTCGATTGTACCAACTGGCGCAATTTTGATGTTGCGATAAATGACAAGATTGTTCTTAAGAATTTTGATATTTGGAACGAAACCGGTCACGATTCGGCGATCAAGAAAACAGTTTCAGCAACTGTTAATAATGGCGAATTAATTATTTCTTTTCCAAATGTTACTTCAGGGCAAGCAGTAATTTCAGCAATTGCTATTAAAGGAAAAAATCAAAACCCTGCAAAACCTTCAGTAGGAATAATTCAGAATAATTCTTCTAAAGATATTAAAAAGAAAACCTGGCTAGATATAGGTCAAAATCAATATACCGATTCCGAAGTTGAATGGATAGAACTGCCTTACCAGGTTTTTGGTGCAGAATGGTTGAGTTTGCCCTCTAAAAAATCAGATCAGCGCGGTTCTTTTAAACTGAGTGAAACTTCAAGTGTTTATGTTTTAAGTGATACTGATACCTTGAGTAAACCACAATGGCTGAATGATTTTACGAAAATCGCGGGAACAGCAAAGAATTCAGTTGGAAAGCAATTCAATGTATATCTGGACACAATCACTAAAAATCAAGACTTTAATTTTGGAAAAGATGATACTTCAGATTTCGCCATTGTGGCAGTTCCCATTTACACTATGGGAGATGGTGAAGATTCACGCCCTTCGGTAAACTTTGAAGCTGAGGATGCTTTGTTTTCTGGAGATGGAATAAAGAATTTTAAGGATAGTGATTATATCGATTTCGGAAATAAGAGCCCGGCAAGTATCGAATGGGAAGTAAGTACAGGTCTTGCAGGAATACACTTAATGCGCTTTAGATACATGAATGTGAGTGATCAGCCCATCAATGTGAAGTTAGAGATAATTGCGGCTAACGGTAATATCGTACGAAATGATCAAATCACTTTTCCTGTACGTGATATTAAATGGAAAATACTAAATACTACAACCGGGGATTATATAAATGCAGGGACTTACAAAATCAGAATTTCGGGAGAAAGTTTAAAAGGATTGCGATTGGATTCTTTTGAATTTCAATAG
- a CDS encoding exo-alpha-sialidase: protein MNMRTYRILVSLLVLALLISCRDKENNRDIANKEKIKVEEKTWKEGIVSEEFIYKTASYPSAHAATIEETTSGDLIAAWFGGTHERNPDVGIWVSKRTNNGWTEGMEVANGVINDTLRYPSWNPVLYQIPDGDLLLFYKVGPHPSSWWGMLKRSSNGGETWSEAEELPEGYLGPIKNKPVLLKNGKLILPSSVEGNGWNLRMESTSDFGKTWNRTDTIPNGKKDIQAIQPSILVHENGKLQAIGRTKNRALFTTWSEDNGQTWSEVDLLSVPNNNSGTDAVTLENGKHALIYNHVLPSGDNYKGKRSPLNLAISEDGINWEAALVLEDSKISQYSYPAIIQGSDGMLHAVYTWRRQRIKYVKIDPEKLVTFPIENGEWPGPVQERYKIGVCDWMILKRQKLSAFELAEEIGADGIELDMGSLGNRDTFESKLNDPKEREKFLNKSDSTGVEISSIAMSGFYAQSFAERPTVKQMVGDCIKTMKNMHVQVAYLPLGVTGDLKKYPELRPAIVERLRWAGEQVNDIDGVIAVETSLSASEEKELLEEIGNKNIKISFNFSKAVENGWDISKELKTLGRDNIAQIHASTTDGVWLENNESVDLPKIKETLDNMYWKGWLIVERSRDTTMVRDVKGNYGANVKYLQKVFQEKQK, encoded by the coding sequence ATGAATATGAGAACATATCGAATATTAGTAAGCTTATTAGTTCTAGCTCTTTTAATTTCCTGTAGAGACAAGGAAAACAATAGAGACATTGCCAATAAAGAGAAGATTAAAGTAGAAGAGAAAACCTGGAAGGAAGGTATAGTTTCAGAAGAATTTATTTATAAAACAGCATCTTATCCATCCGCCCATGCTGCCACAATTGAAGAAACCACTTCTGGAGATCTCATCGCAGCCTGGTTTGGGGGGACGCATGAACGTAATCCTGATGTTGGAATTTGGGTTAGTAAGCGTACAAACAATGGTTGGACAGAAGGGATGGAAGTTGCTAATGGAGTGATTAATGATACGTTGCGTTACCCAAGCTGGAATCCGGTGCTCTACCAGATTCCTGATGGTGATTTATTGCTTTTTTATAAGGTGGGGCCGCATCCATCCTCTTGGTGGGGAATGTTGAAACGATCATCAAATGGCGGAGAAACTTGGTCTGAAGCAGAAGAACTTCCCGAAGGTTACTTAGGCCCCATTAAAAATAAACCGGTTTTGCTGAAGAATGGAAAACTTATACTTCCATCTAGCGTAGAAGGGAATGGTTGGAATTTACGAATGGAATCTACTTCAGATTTTGGGAAAACCTGGAATAGGACGGATACCATTCCCAATGGGAAAAAAGATATCCAGGCAATACAACCCAGTATTTTAGTTCATGAAAACGGAAAATTACAAGCAATAGGCAGAACTAAAAACCGAGCTCTTTTTACCACCTGGTCTGAGGATAATGGCCAAACCTGGTCTGAGGTGGATTTACTATCGGTTCCTAATAATAACTCAGGCACAGATGCAGTAACTCTAGAAAATGGAAAACATGCACTCATTTATAATCATGTGCTCCCTTCAGGAGATAACTATAAAGGAAAGCGTTCACCACTTAATTTAGCAATTTCAGAAGATGGAATTAATTGGGAGGCTGCATTGGTGTTAGAAGATTCTAAAATTAGTCAGTATTCCTATCCTGCTATCATTCAGGGATCAGACGGAATGCTACATGCAGTTTATACCTGGAGAAGACAGCGTATAAAATATGTAAAAATTGATCCTGAAAAACTGGTGACTTTTCCTATCGAAAATGGGGAATGGCCTGGACCCGTTCAGGAACGTTACAAAATTGGAGTTTGCGACTGGATGATTTTAAAAAGACAGAAACTTAGTGCTTTTGAACTCGCTGAGGAAATTGGAGCAGACGGTATTGAACTCGATATGGGTAGTTTGGGCAATCGCGATACCTTTGAGAGTAAACTGAATGATCCTAAGGAGCGCGAAAAGTTCTTGAATAAATCAGATTCTACAGGAGTCGAAATTTCTTCGATTGCAATGTCTGGTTTTTATGCACAATCGTTTGCAGAACGTCCTACTGTAAAACAAATGGTAGGAGATTGCATTAAGACTATGAAAAACATGCACGTTCAGGTGGCCTATTTACCACTGGGTGTTACAGGTGATTTAAAGAAATATCCCGAGTTGAGACCTGCAATTGTAGAACGTCTTCGTTGGGCTGGTGAGCAGGTAAATGATATTGATGGGGTTATCGCTGTTGAAACTTCCCTTAGCGCTTCTGAAGAAAAAGAATTACTTGAAGAAATTGGTAATAAGAACATTAAAATTTCCTTTAATTTCTCTAAAGCGGTTGAAAATGGATGGGATATTTCGAAAGAACTGAAAACCTTAGGTAGAGATAATATTGCACAAATACATGCTTCAACTACAGATGGTGTATGGCTTGAAAATAACGAATCTGTTGATCTTCCTAAAATTAAAGAAACCCTTGATAATATGTACTGGAAAGGCTGGTTGATTGTTGAACGTTCCCGTGACACAACTATGGTTCGTGATGTTAAAGGAAATTATGGGGCTAACGTTAAGTATTTGCAGAAAGTTTTTCAGGAAAAACAGAAATAA
- a CDS encoding glycoside hydrolase family 78 protein, translating to MRKILIIITIFYSGIVSAQSGIQLQELECEMLKNPLGIDVITPRLSWKIKTEESQVMQKAYHILVSSSPEKLAKDNADLWDSGKINSDESINITYQGKELDSKDQAYWKVKVWTNKGETEWSKTNHWSMGVLTYAEWKSTRWIGYNQLFPGDSVGQFSKLSARYVRKKLKLKKPIKEAKIYLMGMGLYELYINGDQIGDQVLAPVPTDYTKNVKYNVFDVTKELSEGDNVIGVILGNGRYFAMRQEYKPYKIKNFGFPKMAMQLIVKYEDGSSETIKTDESWKFTVNGPIRANNEYDGETYDARMEIPDWNTVGFDDSDWKNLMWVQEPGGFYEGQMTPNMKINDTVMPIGIEPREDGYILDMGQNMVGWLQIKVKGKRGDTITMKFAESLKEDGSLYTANLRDARVTDRYILKGDNTETWEPKFVYHGFRFVKISGLISKPKIEDFIGKVVYDDMETVGCFESSNVTMNQIFKNAFWGIRGNYKGMPIDCPQRNERQPWLGDRTTGAYGESFLFDNQTLYSKWLDDIKYSQTLDGGIPDVAPAFWRYYGDGVTWQGTYITVADMLYRQYGDLSGIRNHYPYMKKWVKYMEDNYLKNDLMTKDKYGDWCVPPESLEIIRAQDPELLTDGDVLSSAFYYYLLNLMEKFAGLIDADENDITYYQNLSEKVKTAFNEKYLDQSKLVYANNTVTANVLPLAFGMVPKEHEQAVFENMTHEIEVNKDSHISTGVVGTQFLMRTLTKFGRADLAYTLASNKTYPSWGYMAENGATTIWELWNGNTADPEMNSQNHVMLLGDLMIWYYEDMAGIKSDPEHPGFKKILMQPNFNAGLDYVNASYNSSYGEIKSHWKKNGKKLNWEVTIPPNTSAKICVPASKSSKVKINKQNLENLADNISVENDQLVFELMPGDYSIKTN from the coding sequence ATGAGAAAGATCCTAATAATAATTACAATTTTCTATTCAGGAATTGTTTCTGCTCAAAGTGGAATACAACTTCAAGAATTAGAATGTGAAATGCTCAAGAATCCATTAGGCATCGATGTGATTACGCCGAGACTTAGCTGGAAAATAAAAACCGAAGAATCCCAAGTCATGCAGAAAGCATATCATATTCTGGTTTCTTCCAGTCCTGAAAAATTAGCTAAGGATAATGCTGATTTATGGGACAGCGGAAAAATAAACAGTGATGAGTCCATTAATATAACTTATCAGGGAAAAGAACTAGATAGCAAAGATCAGGCTTACTGGAAAGTAAAAGTATGGACAAATAAAGGAGAAACTGAATGGAGTAAGACCAATCACTGGTCTATGGGAGTCCTAACGTATGCCGAATGGAAATCTACCCGTTGGATTGGCTATAATCAATTATTTCCTGGGGATAGCGTAGGGCAGTTCTCAAAATTGTCTGCTCGTTATGTAAGGAAAAAACTGAAACTGAAAAAACCAATAAAGGAAGCCAAAATTTACCTTATGGGAATGGGGCTTTACGAGCTTTACATTAATGGAGATCAGATTGGAGATCAGGTGTTAGCACCTGTTCCGACTGATTATACAAAAAACGTAAAATACAATGTTTTTGATGTGACTAAAGAACTTTCTGAGGGGGATAATGTAATTGGTGTTATTCTTGGTAACGGGCGCTATTTTGCTATGAGACAGGAGTATAAACCTTATAAAATAAAAAATTTCGGATTCCCAAAGATGGCCATGCAGTTAATTGTAAAATACGAAGATGGTAGCTCTGAAACCATAAAAACTGATGAAAGCTGGAAGTTTACAGTAAATGGTCCTATTCGCGCCAATAACGAATATGACGGAGAAACTTACGACGCTCGTATGGAAATTCCAGATTGGAATACTGTTGGATTTGATGATTCAGATTGGAAGAATTTAATGTGGGTGCAGGAACCCGGCGGATTCTACGAAGGCCAGATGACACCTAATATGAAGATTAATGATACAGTAATGCCAATTGGTATTGAACCTAGAGAGGACGGTTATATTCTCGATATGGGACAGAATATGGTAGGCTGGCTACAGATTAAAGTTAAAGGTAAACGAGGTGACACAATTACCATGAAATTCGCTGAATCACTTAAAGAAGATGGTTCACTCTATACAGCAAATCTGCGTGATGCCCGAGTAACCGACAGGTACATTCTCAAAGGGGATAATACTGAAACATGGGAACCTAAGTTTGTGTATCACGGCTTCAGGTTTGTAAAAATTTCAGGTTTAATTTCAAAGCCTAAAATTGAAGATTTCATAGGTAAAGTGGTTTATGATGACATGGAAACAGTAGGTTGCTTTGAATCTTCTAATGTTACAATGAATCAAATTTTTAAAAACGCTTTTTGGGGAATTCGAGGCAATTACAAAGGTATGCCTATAGATTGTCCACAACGGAATGAGCGCCAACCGTGGTTGGGAGATCGCACCACCGGGGCCTATGGGGAAAGTTTTCTGTTTGATAATCAAACGTTATATTCCAAATGGCTGGATGACATCAAATATTCTCAAACTTTAGACGGTGGTATCCCAGATGTTGCCCCTGCTTTTTGGAGATATTACGGTGATGGAGTAACCTGGCAGGGGACTTATATTACTGTAGCTGATATGCTTTATAGACAATATGGAGATCTTTCAGGTATTAGAAACCATTATCCTTATATGAAAAAATGGGTGAAATATATGGAGGATAATTATTTGAAAAACGACCTGATGACAAAAGATAAGTATGGAGACTGGTGTGTCCCACCGGAATCCCTGGAGATTATACGTGCGCAGGATCCTGAACTCTTAACTGATGGTGATGTTTTGTCGAGTGCATTTTACTATTATTTACTCAATCTTATGGAAAAGTTTGCTGGACTCATTGATGCTGACGAAAACGACATTACCTACTATCAGAATCTTTCAGAAAAAGTAAAAACGGCTTTCAATGAAAAATACCTTGATCAATCGAAGCTGGTTTATGCAAATAATACAGTTACGGCTAATGTACTTCCGCTAGCCTTTGGAATGGTGCCTAAAGAGCATGAGCAAGCAGTTTTTGAAAATATGACTCATGAAATAGAAGTCAATAAAGATAGTCACATAAGCACTGGTGTAGTAGGAACTCAATTTTTAATGCGAACACTTACAAAGTTTGGAAGAGCTGATCTTGCCTACACTTTGGCAAGTAATAAGACCTATCCAAGCTGGGGTTATATGGCAGAAAACGGTGCTACTACAATTTGGGAACTATGGAATGGAAATACTGCGGATCCTGAAATGAATTCTCAGAATCACGTTATGCTACTGGGTGATCTGATGATTTGGTATTACGAAGATATGGCAGGTATAAAGTCAGATCCTGAGCATCCTGGATTCAAGAAAATCCTAATGCAACCCAATTTTAATGCAGGATTGGATTATGTAAATGCTTCTTATAATTCCAGTTATGGAGAAATAAAGAGTCATTGGAAGAAAAACGGTAAGAAATTGAATTGGGAAGTTACAATTCCACCTAATACTTCAGCGAAAATTTGCGTTCCTGCATCAAAATCTTCAAAGGTCAAGATTAATAAACAAAATCTTGAAAATTTAGCAGATAATATTTCAGTAGAAAATGATCAATTGGTATTCGAGTTAATGCCCGGTGATTACTCTATAAAAACGAATTGA